In Prochlorococcus marinus CUG1415, the sequence CACCTCTTTGAGTGTTGCTTCTAAGCCATCATTCAATTTCTTCTCTTTAAGAATCTCCTCAATAAATTCTGCTTTGTTTAACTTAAGATATTCTCTTAGTTCAGCAGCAAATTTAGTTACATCTTCCACTGGAACTTCATCAATAAGGCCCTTAACACCTGCATAAACAACAGCAACTTGTTCAGCAAGATTTAATGGTGAGAATTGTGCTTGTTTTAGTAACTCTCTTAATCTTTTCCCTCTTTCTAGTTGTTGTTGAGTTGCTTCATCAAGATCAGAAGCGAATTGAGAGAATGCTGCTAATTCATCAAATTGAGCTAATTCTAATTTAAGAGTTCCAGCAATTTTCTTAATTGCCTTTGTTTGAGCAGCTCCTCCCACGCGGCTAACAGAAATACCAACATTAATAGCTGGTCTTAATCCTGAGTTAAATAAATCTGCACTCAAGAATATTTGTCCATCTGTAATTGAAATAACATTAGTTGGAATATAAGCAGAAACGTCACCTGCCTGAGTTTCAATAATTGGAAGAGCTGTCATTGAACCGCCGCCCATATCATCAGATAATTTTGCTGCCCTTTCAAGTAATCTGCTATGACAATAAAAAACATCTCCAGGATAAGCTTCTCTTCCTGGTGGTCTTCTCAAAAGGAGAGACATTTGTCTATAAGCCTGAGCTTGTTTTGTTAAATCATCATAAATAACTAATGTTGCTTTGCCTTGGTACATAAAGTGCTCAGCAATTGCAGCACCAGTATAAGGTGCTAAGTATTGTAGAGCTGCGGCTTCAGAGGCTCCTGCACTAACAACAATAGTGTAATCAAGAGCTCCTTTTTCTCTTAAAACCTCAACCACATTTGCTACAGATGCTGACTTCTGACCAATAGCCACATAAACACAAACTACGTCTTGACCTTTTTGGTTGATTATTGTGTCAATAGCAATAGCAGATTTTCCAGTTTGTCTATCGCCAATAATTAATTCTCTTTGACCTCTTCCCACAGGAATCATTGCATCAATAGATGTGATACCTGTTTGCATTGGTTCATGTACTGATCTTCTCTTGATTATTCCAGGAGCCATTTCTTCGATCAATCTAGTATCACTAGTCGGGATTTCCCCTTTCCCATCTATTGGTTGTCCTAAAGGGTTAACAACTCTCCCCTGCATTGCCTCACCAACTGGAACAGATGCGATTTTACCTGTTGACTTAACGTTGCTTCCTTCTTGGACGCCAAGTGCCTCACCCATTAAAACAGCACCAACATTATCATCTTCAAGGTTCAAAGCTATACCTTCGGTACCATCCTCAAATTCCAACAACTCACCTGCCATGACCTGATCTAAGCCATATATTCTTGCAATGCCATCACCGATTTGCAGAACAGTTCCTACATTGCTAACACTTACAGATTGGTCATAATCAGTTATTTGTTGTTTTAAGATTGAACTGATTTCATCAGGGCGTATAGATACCATGGATTTAAGAATTTAAGTTTGATTTAAAAGTTACTTGGAAAGTGACAAACCAAGTTTTCTAATTTGTGAAGCAAGGGAAGCATCAATTACTTTTGATCCTACACTGGCGACGAAACCACCAATAAGAGATGGGTCAATTTTAGTTACAAGTTCTAATTTTTCAGTTCCTGCTATATTGACGATCTTTTGGGTAATTAAACCTTTCTGTTCATCAGTAAGCTCGACTGCTGAAGTAACAGTTGCCAAAGCAATATTACTATTTTCTCGATAAATCTCTAAAAACCTTTCAAGAATAGAAGTAAGAATTCCAATTCTTTGCCTATCGGTCAATAATTTTAAGAAATTCAGTAAAGAAGAATTTACCTTATTTGAAAAAATTTCAATAATGATTTTCTTCTTAGCATCTGTCTCTAAAACAGGAGAGGAAAGTGCCTTTCCCAATTCAGGGGAATCATTTAATAATTCTAAAAGTTGTTTAACCTCAGATACAATCTCTTCAGTTTGCGAATTTTCATTCACAACTTGAAGTAATGCCTCTGCATATGGTGTAGTAACTGAATTTAAAAGTGGCATTAGTTCACCTCAATATTGTTAATTGATTGAGTTACCAAATTTTCTTGTGTTGTTGTATCAAGTCTATTTGGGAGAGAATCTAAAGCTTTCTTAATTGCCAATTCAACAGCTTCTTTTCGAAGTTGAGAAATTGCTCTGGATGCTTCAGAGCTCTCATCGGAAATTGCACTTTGTTTAATTCGTGCCATCTCTTCGATTGCTTTTTTCTCACTTTCCATTTTGATTGATTCAGATCTTTTGAGAGAATCTGCTTTTATTTGAGAAGCTTTTTCTTCTGCTAAAGATAAGTCTTTCTTTGCCTTCTCTAAAGCTTGATTTGCATTGAGAAGTCGATCTTCAGCATCTTTTAATTCAAGAAGAATTCCTTCTCTTCTTTTTTGAAGCATTTTACCTAGGAAACCAGGCAAAAATTTATAAAGGCCAAAAACCACTACAGCCCAATTAAGGATATTAGTTTCGAATAAATCGAAATTCAATCCAAAACCTTCTGTAGCTAAAAGAGTTAAATTCATTTTTCTATAATCAGTCTATTAACAATAAGTTCGCTTAAATCATCAGCCTGTTTAGAAAGTTGATCACGAGCAGCAGATGTCTGACTTTCAATTTCTAGTCTTGCTTTTTCTTTTGAAGCATTTGCTTCATTGTTAGCAAGTTCTAGTGCTTCTTTATAAAGCTTATCAGACTCATTCTCAGCTTCGCCCACAATTCTTTGAGCTTCTGAACGAGCACTTTGAAGCTGAGTCATTAAATCAGCTTCTAATTTTTTAACCTCTGAAAGCTTATTT encodes:
- the atpA gene encoding F0F1 ATP synthase subunit alpha — its product is MVSIRPDEISSILKQQITDYDQSVSVSNVGTVLQIGDGIARIYGLDQVMAGELLEFEDGTEGIALNLEDDNVGAVLMGEALGVQEGSNVKSTGKIASVPVGEAMQGRVVNPLGQPIDGKGEIPTSDTRLIEEMAPGIIKRRSVHEPMQTGITSIDAMIPVGRGQRELIIGDRQTGKSAIAIDTIINQKGQDVVCVYVAIGQKSASVANVVEVLREKGALDYTIVVSAGASEAAALQYLAPYTGAAIAEHFMYQGKATLVIYDDLTKQAQAYRQMSLLLRRPPGREAYPGDVFYCHSRLLERAAKLSDDMGGGSMTALPIIETQAGDVSAYIPTNVISITDGQIFLSADLFNSGLRPAINVGISVSRVGGAAQTKAIKKIAGTLKLELAQFDELAAFSQFASDLDEATQQQLERGKRLRELLKQAQFSPLNLAEQVAVVYAGVKGLIDEVPVEDVTKFAAELREYLKLNKAEFIEEILKEKKLNDGLEATLKEVINEVKSSMLATV
- the atpH gene encoding ATP synthase F1 subunit delta codes for the protein MPLLNSVTTPYAEALLQVVNENSQTEEIVSEVKQLLELLNDSPELGKALSSPVLETDAKKKIIIEIFSNKVNSSLLNFLKLLTDRQRIGILTSILERFLEIYRENSNIALATVTSAVELTDEQKGLITQKIVNIAGTEKLELVTKIDPSLIGGFVASVGSKVIDASLASQIRKLGLSLSK
- a CDS encoding F0F1 ATP synthase subunit B; the protein is MNLTLLATEGFGLNFDLFETNILNWAVVVFGLYKFLPGFLGKMLQKRREGILLELKDAEDRLLNANQALEKAKKDLSLAEEKASQIKADSLKRSESIKMESEKKAIEEMARIKQSAISDESSEASRAISQLRKEAVELAIKKALDSLPNRLDTTTQENLVTQSINNIEVN
- a CDS encoding F0F1 ATP synthase subunit B', whose translation is MLAFNFFGATEGGLFDINATLPLMAIQVVALTYILNSLFFKPVGNVVEKREKFVSNNIIEAKNKLSEVKKLEADLMTQLQSARSEAQRIVGEAENESDKLYKEALELANNEANASKEKARLEIESQTSAARDQLSKQADDLSELIVNRLIIEK